The genomic stretch GTAAAAGCCGGTTGCGAATTGTCTCAAAGATTTTTACTAGATGAGAAGAGACCTCTGAGGCAAGAGGTCTCTTCGATGTTAACCATTGTGCAGGATCTTACAGAAAGTTCAATCAGGGAAAAACTCTTTCCATCTCTTTTCCACCTTTTCCGATGTTGCCTTATCCAGATCAACGGGAATTGGTACTTCTTTCCATTCGAAGGGCGTGCAAGCGTCCATAATTATTCTTGAGGTAATCTCCCGCGCCGCGACAGGGAGGGAAGGGTCCAAAGGCGTCGAACGCCCCCTGTTTATAATCTGGGTAGACCGCGCAGGATCAAATCTCACAGAAAGCGCCCATATGACCTGATCCCAGTTCTCAACATCAATATCATCACCCACAACAATGACCCCCTTGAGACCGTAGCTTCCTGTGGTGGTAGAAATAACAGCCGTTCCTACCTGCATGGAGTGGCCCGGATACTGTTGTTTGACGGATACTATCGCCCAGTACCTGCCGGAAGATGAGGCGGGAACATGGACAGCCTTTATTCCCGGTATCTTCATATCTTTCAAGTCTGCCCACAAACTTGCGGTACGGTTCAGCGACTGGATCATCACAACATCATTGGGCGGCCTTCCAACGGCAGTTGCCCAGAATATGGGGTCGTTCCGATGCAGGATCCTTTTCACATCGAGAAAGATCTTGGGTGACGGTTTGCCTGAGTAATAGCCGGTGTATTCGCCGAACGGGCCTTCTGGTACAAGATTGTCGGGATCGATCTCTCCCTCTAAGGCAATTTCGGCATATGCCGGAAGAGGCAGGCCTGTCAGGTCGCTCTCTATAATGTCAATAGGTTTCCCTCGCAATGTGCTTACAATATCATATTCGTCTGTTTGTGCGGAAACCATGCAGCTCGAAACAAGATATAACAGCGGGTCGCCTCCAATTACCGCCACGGCAGGCATTTTTTGTCCTTTTGCCTTATATTTTTGGAGCATCAGGTCGCCGTGTTTGCCTTTAATGATCTGAACACCACATTTATTCTTCTCATGGACCTGCATCCGGTAGGTTCCAAGATTGACCCAGCCCGTTTCCGGGTCTTTCGTTACGAGATAAACAGCGGTACCGATAAATCTCCCTCCATCCAATATGTTGAAGAAAGGGGCCGGCAGATCATAGAGGTTGACCTCATCCCCTGCCTGTATATTTTCCATCAGGGGGGCCTTTTTTACCAACCTTGGTTTTATAAGCTTTTTGGTGACCAGATTCATCCACTCACGCGACAGATCCTGCATGGAGTAATGTATCGGCTGTCCCATGGCAATGGCCATCCGTTTGGGCCTTGTGAATGCGCTTATAAAAACCGGTATCTTATAATCCTTGACATTTTCAAATAGGAGGGCGGATCCGCCTCCGATCTCTTCATTTTTTTTAGCTACGTGGGATAGTTCTAAATTCCAGTCTACCTCTGCCTTAATGCGGTGGAGCTCACCCTCCTTTTCGCATCTGGTTATAAAGTCTCGTAAATCTTTCATAGCTCACCCTCCTCAGTTAGTCTCTAAACCTTGGGTTTTCAGCCGCTACGCCTAACTGTAATCAGTGTCCAGAGTATTGATCTGCCCACCCGTTCCCCGCCCAAAAGCTCAGCAGGGCGTTCAATGACCTTTGTATTATCCGGTCATCAACCTATCTTGTAAACCCTCAGGAGATTCCCATCAATCCTTAATTTGTCGCCGGTTTTGATCTTCATGGTAGCATCACCTGTCCCGACCACTGCCGGTATGCCATACTCACGGCTCACAATAACCGGGTGAGACAAAGAACCTCCGCTGTTGCATACCAGTCCTTTGATAATACCGAAGAGCGGCGTCCATGTAGCGCTTGTCATGGGGCAAACCATTATGTCGCCTTTTTGGATCTCCTTCCACTGGGATTCATCAAAGATAACCTTTGCGGTCCCTTCAACTACACCGGGACTCCCTGCCCCACCGACGCAGACAGCTCCTACTTTCTCGGGATCTTCGATGGGCATAGAGATGCTGACGGTGAGCGTGGGGTCGAAGTGGAGCATCGGCCCGATGGCATTGGGATCGCCTATGACCGGGGGCACTTCGTCCGAACCATATGTGAGCGCTTTATAACCTTCCCACTCCTTGCGCCTCTCCTGGACAAGCTGCACATAGCGTCCTTTTTCCCTGTTACCAAGGGCAGAGATGATTTCATCGGTAAACAGCATGAATATATCGTTCACGTCATTGATAGCCCCATCCTGAACCATCCTTTTGCCGCATTCGATGAAGCAACGCCTGCCGAACGCCATACACTTGAACTCTCCATGCCATGCCGCCCCCTCACTCCAGTAGTTTGCGGCACGGGCAGCCACAAGCAGTTTCTCCATCCAGTCCCGCTGGGCTTCAGGGACTTTTGCAAGGAATTCCTTTGATAACTCATCCCTCTCTTTCGTCATTGCATCGCGATCTTCATCGATCTTATGCGCCCCGCCCACTTCGACATACCTCTTTATGTCGGGCATCAATAGCGCCGGATCTTCATACCAGCCAGGTGCAACAAATTCATACATTCGCAGTAATTTCCATCCGTGTACCTTGAGAAACTTTTTCATCTCTTCAACCCATTTCTTTCCTGCCGCACTCTGCTCCATCGCTTTTACCACTTCATTGTCAGGGAGCATCAGGTTTTTCTCTATTTTTGAATCAATCGCCAGGCGCGCAAGGCCGGCAATTCCTCGGTTTGACCTGTAAAGAGGATTGTCCATACTTATCGTCAACTTTGAATAGAGCGGGTCTGTAGCCTTCAGCCCTGTGAATTCTCCGGCAAGCTGCTGAAAAAGCGCGGGCATCGGTGTTGCGCCAAACCAACCTTCAAAATACAGGTAGATAGCTTTGGTATGGAGGTAGATTATATCGTGTATATGCTCGATAAGCTCACCCCTTGTCATTGTTTCAAGGTTCATGTCGTAATATGGCTCCATGAGCTTGTCCATCTTGGCAAAGATACTGTCACAGAACCCAAATGGATCATCAATAATTTTTGCTGCAACTTCACGATACCTTTTTTCCCTGTCAGGAATCTCGCTATCCTGGGGAATGGCGCGTGTCAAATAACCATGGCCCTTGTAAAGCTTCCAGTAATATCCCAGGGTTGTAGGAAGCGAGATATATTCGCAACCCCGTCTAATCCCGTCTGTCATGTAACCATACCAGAACTCACAGTAAAGCGGCGTCATCACCGGCTCGGTATGTGCCGGTGTCCTTACCCAGACAGGGTAGTGCTCGAGGTCATAATCTGTAATCTCCCAACACATTGGTGTCCTTCCATAATGCATAAAGCCCCCTTTTTCAATAACTATCTTCCTGATAGTTATTGGTATAGAATAACCTCCCTCAATAATTTAGGAGGACTTGCCTTCACTCTTAACTTTGTTAAGTATGTCTTCTTTCAGCACCTTCTTGTCCAGCTTCATATCCGCTACCAGAGGCATCTTTTCGATGATCTCAAGCCTCTCCGGGGTCTTGTTGAGGTTTATCTTCCTCTCTTTGAAATACGCGCCCATCTCTCCAAAAGTAAATGTTGCGCCTTTCCTTACCACCACATATGCGCATGCCCTTTCTCCCATTATTGGGTCAGGATATCCAACAACTGCGGCTGCTTCAACCTTTGGATGCGTCACAAGGATAGCCTCTACCTCGGCAGGGTAGACATTAAAACCACCACGGATTATGATGTCTTTCTTTCTGCCTACTATATAGAGATTTCCTTGTTCATCGAACTTTGCCAGGTCACCCATATTGAATCCATTGGGGCCCCAGGCTTCCTTGGTCATTTGAGGATCTTTGTAATACCCGCCGACAGAGGTAGGTCCCTTAAAATACACAGCCCCGACTCCCCCGGGTTTAACCTCTTTCCCGTTATCATCGAGCAATTTGATTTCATTCCCCGGATGGGCTTTTCCCACTGAGAAGCGCCTTACCTCCACAGGATCGTCTGCGCTGACACTTGTCAAAGAGCCGGCATCCATGCCGCCGTAATGGTTTACCACAAGACATTTAAATCTGTTCTCAACCTCTTCTGCAACATGCGGAGGAAGCGGAGCGCCTGCAACCTGGAAAACACGGAGCGACCTGAGATCGTACTTATCGTAATTTTCGTTCTGGAGCATCATCGCAAGCTGTGCCGGCACCACCATCGGTATTGATATCTTTTCTTTCTCTATGAGCCTGAAGGCGTCTTCCGCATCAAAATGCTCCATCAAAACGCCTTTCGCGGCAACAAAGGGGGTAAACCGTGCGAGGCCGCGACCTGCGCCTGAGATAGGGGCAAAGGCGCATGCTACATCACTGCCTGTCATCTTGATTTTAGCCATATGGGAGGGAGACACAGATGTGGCAAGCGCCATCGGTGTTTGTATAACCTTGGGGAAGCCGGTCGTGCCTGTGCTTAGCTCGATCCATGCCACCTCATCTACCTGCACCTGTCTCTTTTTCAAATC from Syntrophorhabdaceae bacterium encodes the following:
- the ppcB gene encoding phenylphosphate carboxylase subunit beta, with amino-acid sequence MKDLRDFITRCEKEGELHRIKAEVDWNLELSHVAKKNEEIGGGSALLFENVKDYKIPVFISAFTRPKRMAIAMGQPIHYSMQDLSREWMNLVTKKLIKPRLVKKAPLMENIQAGDEVNLYDLPAPFFNILDGGRFIGTAVYLVTKDPETGWVNLGTYRMQVHEKNKCGVQIIKGKHGDLMLQKYKAKGQKMPAVAVIGGDPLLYLVSSCMVSAQTDEYDIVSTLRGKPIDIIESDLTGLPLPAYAEIALEGEIDPDNLVPEGPFGEYTGYYSGKPSPKIFLDVKRILHRNDPIFWATAVGRPPNDVVMIQSLNRTASLWADLKDMKIPGIKAVHVPASSSGRYWAIVSVKQQYPGHSMQVGTAVISTTTGSYGLKGVIVVGDDIDVENWDQVIWALSVRFDPARSTQIINRGRSTPLDPSLPVAAREITSRIIMDACTPFEWKEVPIPVDLDKATSEKVEKRWKEFFPD
- a CDS encoding PEP-utilizing enzyme, with protein sequence MHYGRTPMCWEITDYDLEHYPVWVRTPAHTEPVMTPLYCEFWYGYMTDGIRRGCEYISLPTTLGYYWKLYKGHGYLTRAIPQDSEIPDREKRYREVAAKIIDDPFGFCDSIFAKMDKLMEPYYDMNLETMTRGELIEHIHDIIYLHTKAIYLYFEGWFGATPMPALFQQLAGEFTGLKATDPLYSKLTISMDNPLYRSNRGIAGLARLAIDSKIEKNLMLPDNEVVKAMEQSAAGKKWVEEMKKFLKVHGWKLLRMYEFVAPGWYEDPALLMPDIKRYVEVGGAHKIDEDRDAMTKERDELSKEFLAKVPEAQRDWMEKLLVAARAANYWSEGAAWHGEFKCMAFGRRCFIECGKRMVQDGAINDVNDIFMLFTDEIISALGNREKGRYVQLVQERRKEWEGYKALTYGSDEVPPVIGDPNAIGPMLHFDPTLTVSISMPIEDPEKVGAVCVGGAGSPGVVEGTAKVIFDESQWKEIQKGDIMVCPMTSATWTPLFGIIKGLVCNSGGSLSHPVIVSREYGIPAVVGTGDATMKIKTGDKLRIDGNLLRVYKIG
- a CDS encoding AMP-binding protein gives rise to the protein MRPQRYTDEMVKEYLNKGYWTKTTYADLFERNAKEYPKKEAFVDDSGNKFTWAEANQAVNRLALKLAELGFNKDDTLMIQLPNRVEIILLRVACEKAGIISIPVVRTLRHDEIGYILKLAETKGYVGLWKFRDFDYWQMIQELRPGLPALKNIFFCGDEIPEGGISIKEILAAPLEEKYSVDDLKKRQVQVDEVAWIELSTGTTGFPKVIQTPMALATSVSPSHMAKIKMTGSDVACAFAPISGAGRGLARFTPFVAAKGVLMEHFDAEDAFRLIEKEKISIPMVVPAQLAMMLQNENYDKYDLRSLRVFQVAGAPLPPHVAEEVENRFKCLVVNHYGGMDAGSLTSVSADDPVEVRRFSVGKAHPGNEIKLLDDNGKEVKPGGVGAVYFKGPTSVGGYYKDPQMTKEAWGPNGFNMGDLAKFDEQGNLYIVGRKKDIIIRGGFNVYPAEVEAILVTHPKVEAAAVVGYPDPIMGERACAYVVVRKGATFTFGEMGAYFKERKINLNKTPERLEIIEKMPLVADMKLDKKVLKEDILNKVKSEGKSS